The Streptomyces puniciscabiei genomic interval GGACGCACTGGAGTTGAAGGAAGCATGAGCGAGGCAGTCACCCGGATCCAGGTCGCCGGCAGCGCGGGCACCGACCCCTACGAGGTGCTGGTCGGGCGCCAACTGCTCGGCGAACTGGGCGGGTTGATCGGTGACCGGGCCAAGCGGGTCGCGGTGATCCACCCGGAGGCGCTGGCCGAGACCGGCGACGCGCTCCGCGCCGACCTGGCCGGGCAGGGCTACGAGGCGATCGCCATCCAGGTGCCGAACGCCGAGGAGGCCAAGACCGCCGAGGTGGCCGCCTACTGCTGGAAGGCGCTCGGCCAGTCGGGCTTCACCCGCTCCGACGTCGTCGTGGGCGTGGGCGGCGGCGCGACCACGGACCTCGCCGGCTTCGTCGCCGCGACCTGGCTGCGCGGGGTGCGCTGGATCGCCGTCCCGACCACCGTGCTCGCCATGGTGGACGCGGCGGTCGGCGGCAAGACCGGCATCAACACCGCCGAGGGCAAGAACCTCGTCGGTGCCTTCCACCCGCCGGCCGGCGTCCTGTGCGACCTGGCCGCGCTGGACTCCCTCCCGGTCAACGACTACGTCTCCGGGCTCGCCGAGGTCATCAAGGCCGGTTTCATCGCCGACCCGGTGATCCTGGACCTGATCGAGTCCGACCCGGAGGCCGCCCGGACCCCGGCGGGCCCGCACACGGCCGAGCTGATCGAGCGCTCCATCCGGGTGAAGGCGGAGGTCGTCTCCTCGGACCTGAAGGAGTCGGGCCTGCGCGAGATCCTCAACTACGGCCACACGCTCGGCCACGCCATCGAGAAGAACGAGCGGTACAAGTGGCGGCACGGCGCCGCGGTCGCGGTCGGCATG includes:
- the aroB gene encoding 3-dehydroquinate synthase; this translates as MSEAVTRIQVAGSAGTDPYEVLVGRQLLGELGGLIGDRAKRVAVIHPEALAETGDALRADLAGQGYEAIAIQVPNAEEAKTAEVAAYCWKALGQSGFTRSDVVVGVGGGATTDLAGFVAATWLRGVRWIAVPTTVLAMVDAAVGGKTGINTAEGKNLVGAFHPPAGVLCDLAALDSLPVNDYVSGLAEVIKAGFIADPVILDLIESDPEAARTPAGPHTAELIERSIRVKAEVVSSDLKESGLREILNYGHTLGHAIEKNERYKWRHGAAVAVGMHFAAELGRLAGRLDDATADRHRTVLEAVGLPLHYRYDQWPKLLETMKIDKKSRGDLLRFIVLDGLAKPTVLEGPDPAVLLAAYGEVGQ